From a single Chlamydia muridarum str. Nigg genomic region:
- a CDS encoding polymorphic outer membrane protein middle domain-containing protein — MNQVIKTIALCYQKYISRASNKTFSIHNTLSLSLLPKCLLGSLIIYTSHAFGEMELAISGHKYGKDRDAFTMISSCPEGTNYMINRKLILSEFSSLDKFSSGGAFKNLAGKIAFLGKHSSSSIHFKHLNINGFGSGIFSESAIEFSDLRKLVAFGSESTGGIFTARDDISFKNNHYIAFRNNIAKGNGGVILLQGDERGTVSFTDQQGAIIFANNQALVSPSIKHSGRGGAISGDFAGSRIIFLNNQQITFEENSAVHGGAIYNKNGVVEFLGNGGTLSFKENSTRANGGAIYTGKFKANQQTAPIIFSQNNANQKGGAIYAQYVNLEQNQDAIRFENNSAKEGGGAISSSQCAITAHNSITFSNNFAGDLGGGAILLGGKQPSLSLVAHNGNIAFIGNTMLPATKKASLPRNNSILVKESPYKIQFAANKNRSIIFFDPVIALSPSTSPVEINSPEHETPFFSPKGTIVFSGANLIDDAKEDIANRTSIFNQPVLLHNGTLSIESGAHLVVQSFKQTGGRISLSPGSSLALYTTNTLFHGNVSSTDPLEINGLSLGVDTSPSNLYSEIRAGSAPLKLSGSPDIHDPERLFYENRDSAASPYQMEILLSSDKIIDVSNFTIDAPVPNKEAGFQGSWHFSWQPNTVNNTKHKVLRASWIPTGEYILEPSRVGNAIPNSLWSTFLLLQTASHNLGDHLCNNSDLVPTSYLGLLIGGIGAEMRTYSAEKESFISRSGTTGTTIIRLTPTLTLSGGATHMFGDSFVTKLPEFIASEGMVQNVGLTQILGPLTVKSTLCAALDHNAMIRLSAQKNHTRAKWDTFGIRGTLGASYSLLDYENMVRIFTFANVEATNVLQKSFTETGYNPRSFARTRLTNIAVPVGIGYEFCLSNHSFALLGKGHIGYSRDIKRKNPVTFAQLAMNNFSWTANGCQVPTSAHTIANQLILRYKACSLYVNAVATKLESTYLSSSLSCGGYVGF; from the coding sequence ATGAATCAAGTCATAAAAACCATTGCTCTTTGCTATCAAAAATATATCTCTAGAGCATCTAACAAAACCTTCTCAATACATAATACTCTTTCCCTATCTCTTCTTCCCAAGTGTCTACTTGGATCCCTAATCATCTATACCTCACATGCATTTGGAGAAATGGAATTAGCCATTTCTGGGCATAAATATGGCAAAGACAGAGATGCTTTTACTATGATCTCCTCATGCCCAGAAGGGACTAATTACATGATTAACCGTAAGCTCATTCTGAGCGAATTTTCTTCGCTAGATAAATTCTCATCAGGAGGAGCTTTTAAGAATCTTGCAGGAAAAATAGCATTCTTAGGAAAACACTCCTCTTCCTCGATCCACTTCAAACACCTCAACATTAACGGATTCGGATCCGGAATCTTTTCCGAATCTGCTATCGAATTTTCTGATTTACGCAAACTTGTTGCTTTTGGCTCTGAAAGCACTGGAGGCATTTTTACAGCAAGAGATGACATCTCATTTAAAAATAATCACTACATCGCTTTCCGCAACAATATAGCCAAAGGAAATGGCGGAGTAATTTTACTTCAAGGAGATGAAAGAGGAACTGTATCTTTTACAGATCAACAAGGAGCTATTATTTTTGCCAATAACCAAGCTTTAGTCTCTCCATCTATAAAACATAGTGGGCGTGGAGGAGCTATTAGCGGAGACTTCGCTGGATCTCGAATTATTTTTCTCAATAATCAACAGATCACATTTGAAGAAAATAGTGCTGTTCACGGAGGAGCTATCTACAATAAAAATGGGGTGGTAGAATTTCTTGGCAATGGAGGCACTCTTTCTTTTAAAGAGAACAGCACAAGAGCCAATGGAGGTGCTATATACACTGGTAAATTCAAAGCAAATCAACAAACGGCTCCTATTATATTTTCACAAAATAACGCTAATCAAAAAGGCGGCGCTATTTACGCTCAATACGTTAACTTAGAACAAAATCAGGATGCTATTCGTTTTGAAAATAATTCTGCTAAAGAAGGCGGAGGAGCAATCAGCTCATCTCAATGCGCAATCACAGCCCACAATAGCATCACTTTTTCAAACAATTTTGCGGGAGATCTTGGAGGCGGAGCTATCCTATTAGGAGGGAAACAACCATCGCTATCCTTGGTCGCTCACAATGGAAATATTGCATTTATTGGCAATACTATGCTTCCTGCAACAAAAAAGGCCTCTTTACCTCGAAATAATTCGATCTTAGTCAAAGAATCTCCCTATAAAATTCAATTCGCAGCGAATAAAAATCGCTCTATTATTTTCTTTGACCCAGTAATTGCTTTGTCACCTTCTACGTCTCCCGTAGAGATTAATTCTCCTGAACACGAAACGCCTTTCTTCTCTCCTAAAGGAACTATCGTTTTCTCTGGAGCTAATCTTATAGACGATGCCAAAGAGGATATTGCAAATAGAACTTCTATTTTCAATCAGCCTGTTCTTCTCCATAATGGAACCCTTTCTATTGAAAGCGGAGCTCATCTTGTTGTTCAAAGCTTCAAACAAACTGGTGGACGAATTAGCTTATCTCCAGGGTCCTCACTAGCTCTTTATACAACCAATACACTCTTTCATGGCAATGTTTCTAGCACAGACCCTTTGGAAATTAATGGTTTAAGCCTTGGAGTAGATACTTCTCCTTCCAACCTTTATTCTGAAATCCGCGCAGGCAGCGCTCCTCTCAAATTATCAGGGTCTCCAGATATTCATGATCCTGAAAGACTGTTTTATGAAAATCGGGATTCCGCAGCATCTCCATATCAAATGGAAATTCTTTTATCCTCTGACAAAATCATTGATGTTTCTAACTTTACAATCGACGCTCCCGTACCAAATAAAGAAGCTGGGTTTCAAGGATCTTGGCACTTCAGCTGGCAGCCCAATACTGTCAATAACACTAAACACAAGGTATTGCGTGCTTCCTGGATCCCAACTGGCGAATATATCCTTGAACCAAGCCGTGTTGGAAATGCTATCCCTAATTCCTTATGGAGCACATTTTTACTTTTGCAAACGGCTTCTCATAACTTAGGAGATCATTTATGCAATAACTCCGATCTAGTCCCTACTTCATACTTAGGGCTTTTAATTGGAGGAATTGGAGCAGAAATGCGCACTTATTCCGCAGAAAAAGAAAGTTTTATCTCCCGTTCAGGCACTACAGGAACCACCATTATACGCTTAACTCCAACCCTCACTCTATCGGGAGGTGCGACGCATATGTTCGGAGATTCCTTTGTTACAAAATTACCAGAATTCATTGCTTCTGAAGGAATGGTACAAAATGTTGGTCTTACCCAAATCTTAGGACCATTAACTGTAAAATCCACATTATGTGCAGCCTTAGATCATAATGCTATGATTCGCCTATCCGCTCAAAAAAATCATACACGTGCAAAATGGGACACTTTTGGAATACGTGGAACATTAGGTGCCTCTTATTCATTGCTAGACTATGAAAATATGGTACGTATTTTCACATTTGCTAATGTTGAAGCCACAAATGTTTTACAGAAATCATTTACGGAAACGGGATACAATCCAAGAAGTTTTGCAAGAACAAGACTCACGAACATCGCAGTTCCGGTAGGGATTGGGTATGAATTCTGCTTAAGCAACCACTCTTTTGCTCTATTAGGGAAAGGACATATTGGTTACTCTCGAGATATCAAACGAAAAAATCCAGTAACTTTTGCTCAATTAGCTATGAATAACTTCTCCTGGACTGCTAATGGCTGCCAAGTCCCAACCTCAGCACATACAATAGCGAACCAACTAATCCTTCGCTATAAAGCCTGCTCCCTATACGTAAATGCAGTAGCTACCAAACTAGAAAGCACATATCTCTCAAGCAGCTTATCTTGCGGAGGCTATGTTGGTTTCTAA